In a genomic window of Clavelina lepadiformis chromosome 7, kaClaLepa1.1, whole genome shotgun sequence:
- the LOC143464865 gene encoding uncharacterized protein LOC143464865, with translation METNASSDHRRYCNNRLDRRRSYLRRFQLLRYRDVARLCDVMETVVPIHGTGNFPTLEIRPSELVQLVRARLEEIGVKVRDIRLNGSAATHVLSDDTTHKYKDLDLIFAIDFPKQKSGTTSVSNTSPYNSNSDGIDGEDLLKNKSVEPRSHINERPTCLPSNSRRRTQTKGFLEDASLVEDSGYTSSGSSEVSAPASPSCITSPLIQKKCNSASLRTRTCSIESMSSTSSLHNLHPLIRDETFSMHFQSHPAIYHQKDRCWQEVKDAAMQTLLEFFPEHASRSKMNSVVLGSAYVEKMVKVANDSDKWSLISFNNNEGRNLEFKFVQSMKRQFEFSVDSFQIVLDTYLEFCKAARQNEEMPVVQMTEKFHPTVIAESVYGDFAAALRHLRERRICTHRPEEIRGGGLLRYCNLLVREFKPGDVTKDTDSSDFGDRSSRKSTSDFSSSDPDEIERLEQHMCSRFFIDFNDIERQQKKLISYLNNHFAGEEDLKFQYLLVLRRVVDTRTVCLMQHERTMILDAITMLVRQTLANNVAKDSQEQMQMQQRIQQDYYYTTQKKSFAKNDNTHSTGLQYVHNDHTLNPPRPMSDRSSPISSYSSPMAPTPSSSPAEMYSAPNSPSPYSRPLTPNTGAYRPSSPGVCFMEGNQRGYQPPTAAYQPPLPYCNCCCGCCCCRRRQQGDPYYHLAYYQQACQTPYPNSPINPIYYSPGSMTCYYQPAQYVQQDI, from the exons ATGGAAACTAATGCATCCTCTGATCACCGGCGATACTGTAATAATCGCCTTGATCGTAGGAGGTCCTACCTCCGCCGATTTCAGCTGTTGCGTTATCGAGACGTCGCTcgtctttgtgacgtaatggaAACTGTTGTTCCTATTCACGGAACTGGAAATTTTCCCACCTTGGAAATACGACCAAGTGAACTGGTCCag CTTGTCCGTGCTCGCCTAGAAGAAATCGGTGTAAAAGTGCGAGACATTCGTTTAAACGGGAGTGCCGCTACTCACGTTTTGTCCGACGATACTACGCACAAGTACAAAGATCTCGATCTAATATTCGCCATAGATTTTCCGAAACAAAAAAGCGGAACCACAAGCGTCAGCAACACCAGCCCATACAACTCAAACAGCGATGGCATCGACGGCGAAGATTTACTCAAAAACAAGTCTGTCGAACCTCGAAGTCACATAAACGAGCGTCCTACTTGTTTACCGAGCAATTCCCGCCGACGAACGCAAACTAAAGGATTCTTGGAAGATGCTAGTCTTGTGGAAGATAGTGGCTACACAAGTAGCGGTTCTTCTGAAGTTAGCGCTCCCGCTTCTCCGTCTTGCATCACCTCTCCTCTCATTCAGAAGAAATGCAATTCGGCAAGTTTGAGAACGCGCACCTGCTCCATTGAGTCCATGTCTTCCACATCCTCTCTCCACAATCTCCATCCGTTGATCCGGGATGAAACCTTCTCCATGCATTTCCAAAGTCATCCAGCCATCTACCACCAGAAAGATCGATGCTGGCAGGAGGTCAAAGATGCTGCGATGCAAACGCTTTTGGAATTCTTTCCAGAGCACGCTAGTAGGAGTAAGATGAACAGCGTGGTACTGGGAAGTGCGTACGTCGAGAAGATGGTTAAAGTGGCCAACGACTCGGACAAGTGGAGTCTAATATCGTTCAACAACAACGAAG GACGAAACCTCGAATTCAAGTTCGTCCAAAGCATGAAACGTCAATTTGAGTTTAGCGTCGATTCCTTCCAAATCGTCCTTGATACTTACCTCGAGTTCTGCAAGGCAGCAAGGCAGAACGAAGAGATGCCGGTGGTTCAAATGACTGAGAAATTTCACCCGACCGTGATAGCAGAGAGCGTGTATGGTGACTTTGCAGCAGCTTTACGCCATTTGAGAGAACGTCGCATTTGCACGCACCGGCCCGAAGAAATAAGAGGCGGCGGCTTACTGCGCTATTGCAATTTGCTTGTACGAGAATTTAAGCCAGGCGACGTTACGAAAGACACAGACTCATCGGATTTCGGCGACCGTTCTTCAAGAAAGTCAACATCAGATTTTTCTTCAAGCGATCCAGATGAGATTGAAAGGCTTGAACAGCACATGTGCTCGAGATTCTTCATCGATTTCAACGATATTGAGCGGCAGCAAAAAAAGCTCATCAGCTACCTAAACAATCACTTTGCTGGCGAGGAAGATCTCAAATTTCAGTATCTGTTGGTCTTGCGCAGGGTCGTGGACACGCGCACTGTGTGCCTGATGCAACACGAACGCACGATGATATTGGACGCGATAACGATGCTTGTGCGACAGACGCTGGCCAATAACGTTGCTAAGGATTCCCAGGAACAAATGCAAATGCAGCAGCGTATACAACAGGATTATTATTATACCACccagaaaaaaagttttgcgAAAAACGATAATACTCATTCCACCGGGCTTCAGTACGTGCATAACGACCATACTCTCAACCCTCCTCGACCCATGAGCGATCGATCTTCACCGATTTCGTCATATTCTTCCCCAATGGCTCCAACACCGTCCTCGTCTCCTGCTGAGATGTACTCTGCCCCAAATAGCCCATCTCCCTACTCGAGACCCCTAACTCCGAATACAGGGGCCTATAGGCCCTCGTCTCCTGGTGTCTGCTTCATGGAAGGCAACCAACGCGGATACCAGCCCCCGACTGCCGCTTACCAGCCACCCTTACCCTACTGTAATTGTTGTTGTGGATGTTGCTGTTGTAGGAGACGTCAGCAAGGGGACCCATACTACCACTTGGCGTATTACCAACAAGCATGCCAAACCCCATATCCAAACTCACCGATAAACCCAATTTACTATTCTCCTGGTAGCATGACCTGTTACTATCAGCCTGCTCAATACGTGCAGCAGGATATATAG